A window of the Streptomyces formicae genome harbors these coding sequences:
- the tgmA gene encoding putative ATP-grasp-modified RiPP, protein MRPFVLNFVLPAVSPEVTVPYTYDPALQLNVLPDGRPAVDDQAVLLATGTTTSTAGSKTHFDD, encoded by the coding sequence ATGCGACCGTTCGTACTGAACTTTGTACTTCCGGCCGTGAGTCCAGAGGTCACGGTTCCCTACACCTATGACCCCGCCCTGCAGTTGAACGTGCTGCCGGACGGCCGCCCCGCCGTCGACGACCAGGCGGTGCTCCTCGCCACCGGCACGACGACCTCGACAGCCGGCTCCAAGACCCACTTCGACGACTGA
- the tgmB gene encoding ATP-grasp ribosomal peptide maturase → MTVLILTCRQDVTADMVVARLHERGVPLVRLDPADVPGEASLSAEYVRGDFYGHLSTDGRLLSMSALRSIWVRRPGEPAAHAPEPSEWLTAETEQALYGMLYSATARWMNHPSASTQARCKPWQLGVAHRSGFAVPPTVVTTFPRVARQFATQYRDIVVKSASGPPAGDPPVALPTTRIGPDADFAGVAAGPTLLQQYVPKRADIRLTSVGGRLFAARKRATSDQVDGRYGATGHAWEPARIPDRIARAVRDYTDLAALAYAAFDFAEDEEGVWWFLECNQGGQFGFIELETGQPIADAVAAWLAGAPNGAVRVTSGALGGHGGGGL, encoded by the coding sequence ATGACTGTGCTCATACTGACCTGCAGACAGGACGTGACGGCGGACATGGTGGTCGCCAGGCTCCACGAGCGGGGCGTCCCGCTGGTGCGCCTGGACCCCGCCGACGTACCCGGCGAGGCATCCCTCTCGGCCGAGTACGTCCGCGGTGACTTCTACGGCCATCTGTCCACCGACGGACGTCTGCTGAGCATGAGCGCCCTGCGCTCCATATGGGTCCGCCGGCCCGGAGAGCCCGCGGCCCATGCCCCCGAGCCCTCCGAGTGGCTCACCGCCGAGACCGAACAGGCGCTGTACGGCATGCTCTACTCGGCCACGGCGCGGTGGATGAACCACCCCTCCGCCTCCACCCAGGCGCGGTGCAAGCCCTGGCAGCTGGGTGTGGCGCACCGCAGCGGCTTCGCCGTGCCGCCCACGGTCGTCACCACGTTCCCGCGCGTGGCCCGGCAGTTCGCCACCCAGTACCGCGACATCGTGGTCAAATCCGCGTCCGGCCCGCCGGCCGGCGATCCCCCGGTCGCCCTGCCCACCACCCGCATCGGCCCGGACGCCGACTTCGCCGGGGTCGCGGCCGGCCCCACGCTGCTCCAGCAGTACGTCCCCAAGCGGGCCGACATCCGGCTGACCTCGGTGGGCGGCCGGCTGTTCGCCGCCCGCAAGCGCGCCACGTCCGACCAGGTCGACGGAAGGTACGGCGCCACGGGCCACGCATGGGAGCCGGCGCGCATCCCGGACCGCATCGCCCGCGCCGTCCGCGACTACACGGACCTCGCCGCACTGGCGTACGCCGCCTTCGACTTCGCGGAGGACGAGGAGGGCGTGTGGTGGTTCCTGGAGTGCAACCAGGGCGGCCAGTTCGGCTTCATCGAACTGGAGACCGGTCAGCCCATCGCCGACGCGGTCGCGGCCTGGCTGGCCGGTGCGCCGAACGGAGCAGTACGTGTTACGTCAGGTGCGCTTGGGGGGCATGGTGGAGGCGGTCTCTGA
- a CDS encoding chaplin — protein sequence MRMRTLAATVGLTAAALFAGAGAAVADSDANGAAANSPGVLSGNVVQLPIHVPVNFCGNSVNVLALLSGAAGNTCANV from the coding sequence ATGCGTATGCGCACTCTCGCGGCGACCGTCGGACTCACCGCCGCCGCCCTGTTCGCCGGTGCGGGGGCCGCTGTCGCCGACAGCGACGCGAACGGTGCCGCGGCGAACTCGCCCGGCGTGCTCTCGGGCAATGTCGTCCAGTTGCCGATCCACGTACCGGTGAACTTCTGCGGCAACAGCGTCAACGTCCTCGCTCTGCTCAGCGGGGCGGCCGGCAACACCTGCGCCAACGTCTGA
- a CDS encoding transketolase family protein, whose product MDTMRDRFISTTTRLLDEDARLALVLAEISRDGFRQAERAHPDRVINVGIREQLMIGVGGGLALTGLRPIVHTFASFLVERPFEQVKLDFGHQGVGGVLVSAGASYDWPSGGFTHMAPGDVALMDTLDGWTVHVPGHPDEAERLLRDAAHGKGDGDGDDRVYVRLSEQSNDRARPVDGARFLTVREGRDGVVIAVGPMLDGVIAATEGMDVTVLYAATVRPFDAAAVHRAAGRCRAADVVLVEPYLAGTSTAAANDALVDLPHRVLGLGVARRELRRYGRIDEHLRAHGLEPAGLRERIVRFLSR is encoded by the coding sequence ATGGACACGATGCGCGACCGCTTCATCTCCACCACGACGCGGCTGCTGGACGAGGACGCGCGACTCGCGCTCGTCCTGGCCGAGATCAGCCGGGACGGCTTCCGGCAGGCCGAGCGCGCCCACCCCGACCGGGTGATCAACGTCGGGATCCGCGAGCAGCTGATGATCGGCGTGGGCGGCGGGCTGGCGCTGACCGGGCTGCGGCCGATCGTCCACACCTTCGCGAGCTTTCTCGTCGAGCGCCCCTTCGAGCAGGTCAAGCTGGACTTCGGGCACCAGGGCGTCGGCGGCGTGCTCGTGAGTGCGGGCGCGTCGTACGACTGGCCCTCCGGAGGGTTCACCCATATGGCGCCGGGCGATGTGGCGCTCATGGACACGCTCGACGGCTGGACCGTTCACGTACCGGGGCATCCGGACGAGGCCGAGAGGCTGCTGCGCGACGCCGCGCACGGGAAGGGAGACGGGGACGGGGACGACCGGGTGTACGTACGGCTGTCGGAACAGTCGAACGACCGGGCGCGGCCGGTGGACGGTGCCCGCTTCCTGACCGTGCGGGAGGGCCGCGACGGGGTCGTGATCGCCGTCGGCCCGATGCTGGACGGGGTCATCGCGGCGACCGAGGGCATGGACGTGACCGTCCTGTACGCGGCGACGGTGCGCCCCTTCGACGCGGCGGCGGTGCATCGAGCGGCCGGACGGTGCCGGGCCGCGGACGTGGTCCTTGTCGAGCCGTACCTCGCCGGGACGTCCACTGCCGCCGCCAATGACGCGCTGGTGGACCTCCCGCACCGTGTCCTCGGCCTGGGAGTGGCCCGGCGCGAACTGCGCCGCTACGGACGGATCGACGAGCATCTCAGGGCCCATGGACTGGAGCCTGCGGGTCTGCGGGAGCGGATCGTCCGCTTCCTGAGCCGCTGA
- a CDS encoding transketolase produces the protein MTTTGLTTTRGYQDLTRLMALMTGDEKHGPAATSTLDALWVLYDRVLRVTPETAGAPGRDRFLLSKGHGPMAYYAVLASKGFLDEELLTGFGSYASPLGHHPDRLLVPGAEIGSGSLGHGLPLAVGTTLGLRAQRLTRPRVWVLVGDAELDEGSNDEAIAYAGPAGLEQLHTLVIDNASATHRRPGGIASRFEAAGWSAETVDGRDHEALYAAFTAPHPGRPRAVVARVEPKNA, from the coding sequence ATGACGACGACGGGACTCACCACGACACGCGGCTACCAGGACCTCACCCGCCTGATGGCGCTGATGACCGGCGACGAGAAGCACGGCCCCGCCGCGACCTCCACGCTCGACGCGCTCTGGGTGCTGTACGACCGGGTGCTGCGCGTGACGCCGGAGACGGCCGGCGCGCCCGGACGGGACCGGTTCCTGCTGTCGAAGGGGCACGGTCCGATGGCGTACTACGCCGTGCTCGCCTCGAAGGGGTTCCTCGACGAGGAGCTGCTGACCGGCTTCGGGTCGTACGCCTCACCGCTCGGGCACCATCCGGACCGGTTGCTCGTGCCCGGAGCCGAGATCGGGAGCGGGTCGCTCGGCCACGGTCTGCCGCTCGCCGTGGGCACCACTCTCGGGCTGCGGGCGCAGCGGCTCACCAGACCGCGCGTGTGGGTGCTGGTCGGCGACGCCGAGCTGGACGAGGGCAGCAACGACGAGGCGATCGCCTACGCCGGTCCTGCCGGTCTGGAGCAGCTGCACACGCTGGTGATCGACAACGCGTCGGCCACGCACCGCCGGCCCGGCGGCATCGCGTCGCGCTTCGAGGCGGCCGGCTGGTCGGCCGAGACCGTCGACGGCCGCGACCACGAGGCGCTGTACGCCGCCTTCACCGCACCGCACCCCGGCCGGCCGAGGGCCGTCGTGGCCCGGGTCGAGCCGAAGAACGCCTGA
- a CDS encoding MarR family winged helix-turn-helix transcriptional regulator, with protein sequence MPQRKIAQAEMPLADHAFYGLVWAGTVLTERVDRALGKAHDLPVSWFEVMLWLASSPDPVPASVLGNSAMLSRSQVSRVVDALQGRGLVTRTPSARDARSVEVALTAEGRRLFAEADATRRDCLAPVFADLLDRADLEALSAVWRKLKAHKEGGAAGPA encoded by the coding sequence ATGCCGCAAAGGAAGATCGCTCAGGCCGAGATGCCCCTCGCCGACCATGCGTTCTACGGACTGGTCTGGGCCGGCACGGTCCTCACCGAACGGGTCGACCGCGCCCTCGGCAAAGCCCACGACCTGCCCGTCTCCTGGTTCGAGGTGATGCTCTGGCTCGCCTCCAGCCCGGATCCGGTGCCGGCGTCCGTGCTCGGCAACAGCGCCATGCTCAGCCGCAGCCAGGTCTCCCGCGTCGTGGACGCCCTCCAGGGCCGGGGCCTCGTCACCCGCACCCCGTCGGCCCGGGACGCCCGCTCCGTCGAGGTCGCGCTCACGGCCGAGGGCCGCCGTCTCTTCGCCGAGGCCGACGCGACCCGCCGGGACTGTCTGGCCCCGGTCTTCGCCGATCTCCTCGACCGGGCCGATCTCGAAGCGCTCAGCGCGGTGTGGCGGAAGCTCAAGGCCCACAAGGAAGGCGGCGCCGCAGGCCCGGCCTGA